The window ATTTCGTTCCCTTGAACATTGCCAATCCACGAAACCTTAGTCAACCCAGATTGATCTAGTCTGGTTTGCAACTCAGGATTAGGCAACACCCCAGCATTAGCCTCATCTGCATCATCCTTCGCCAACGAACTGCTGCTCATACTAAACGCCCGGTTCCTAAACTCTACCATAAGGTTCCTATCATCTGACTCTATGTGAACTTGAGGCATTTCTGCATTTTGACTGGATGAAACCGAATTAACATGTCGTGAAGGAGAACCCCGGTTTGAAAGAGTGGCTGGAATCCCTGTATCCGTCAACTTCTTGTAAATACCAAGGCAAATTGACTTCTTCAAAGGCTTTATTTGATAAGCAATAGTATCCCCACGTTTAACCTTCAACCATCTTACAACAAACGACTTATTTTGGATATCAATGGTCTCCATAATGGCCTATATATAGAGACTCACCAAAAGCCCCTTTAATTTCCCCCACAACCAATTATCAATCCAAAAACCGTCAATCCCGGTACAAACCAAAACAAAGCCAATAATCTACCCACTTAGCCCACCTAATGTTATTTATTCTATTGCCTACTGCAAATGATAATTAGCAAGTAGCAAACGcttaaaataaaaaaggcCAGCTGCAAACAACGTTATGGTGCAGATCTTAATATTACCCTCAAAAGTCACACTGGTTATCAACAAACTCCTGGGCACTTCTTGCAGCTATTATGAGCTTATACTGTTAGTTTTGGTTGTGTTTTGTTCGTTTTAAAACCGCCTTTATGAGGTCCTTTGTGTGTGACGTattgaaagaagaagcgAAGTGCGCTGTATTTGGGGCTCacattttattatattgcCTTTCTAATTAAAGCGAGCATACATAGTTTGGACTATTTAGGCCGTAGCCGGGAGGGTACAAGGCAATGGAATCTGGATCAGCGATGGAGAATCCTCATGAGAAGGTTCAAGTCAATATCTTAGCCAGAATTATAGGTAATGTAGAGAGATTGAATCAGAGCGTATCGACGCTTAATCAAGAAATGCAACGAATAAACAACAGAAATAAGAACT is drawn from Eremothecium cymbalariae DBVPG#7215 chromosome 8, complete sequence and contains these coding sequences:
- the DAD4 gene encoding Dad4p (similar to Ashbya gossypii AGR355C), coding for MESGSAMENPHEKVQVNILARIIGNVERLNQSVSTLNQEMQRINNRNKNLEMMGTMCENYGKAIEFNLKTTGNKRHPA